The Humulus lupulus chromosome 4, drHumLupu1.1, whole genome shotgun sequence genome has a window encoding:
- the LOC133832034 gene encoding putative 1-phosphatidylinositol-3-phosphate 5-kinase FAB1D, which yields MSKRNALRGTNFDVPLGQFLLDNLLTQRTQCNVCGELPQAHIYYYAHHKKQLTIKVLQLRSEKSLSGETERKFWLWSQCGKCKHGDGVKNSTKRVLISTAASKLSLGKFLELGFSHHSSSHKLSSCGHSLHRDFLYFFGLGPMVALLRYSLVATYTVAMPPQKLQLSHSLKHDVLRDEIENVYTKWILLFTEVSNLLKEVKSQFEGLSLDLQGSIKEFLDIEDMLKQERSEFEVST from the exons ATGTCTAAGAGAAATGCCTTAAGAGGAACT AATTTTGATGTTCCACTTGGACAATTCCTGCTTGATAATTTACTTACTCAG AGAACTCAGTGCAATGTTTGTGGTGAACTGCCTCAAGCTCACATATACTACTATGCACATCATAAGAAGCAGTTGACCATAAAGGTCCTCCAGCTTCGTTCTGAAAAGAGTTTAAGTGGTGAAACTGAAAGAAAATTTTGGCTGTGGAGTCAATGTGGCAAGTGCAAACATGGAGATGGAGTAAAAAATTCTACGAAAAGAGTTTTGATCTCTACTGCTGCTAGTAAATTGTCACTTGGAAAGTTTTTGGAGCTTGGTTTCTCACATCACTCCTCATCCCATAAATTATCTAGCTGTGGCCATTCATTGCATAGGGACTTCCTCTACTTCTTTGG GTTAGGTCCCATGGTTGCACTGTTAAGGTATTCCCTAGTTGCCACTTATACTGTGGCTATGCCACCTCAAAAGTTGCAGCTCAGCCATTCACTTAAGCATGATGTTCTTAGGGATGAAATCGAGAAT GTGTATACAAAATGGATACTACTGTTTACAGAGGTTTCAAACTTATTAAAGGAAGTTAAATCCCAATTTGAAGGCTTGTCTTTGGATCTTCAAGGTTCTATAAAAGAATTTTTGGATATTGAGGATATGTTAAAGCAGGAAAGATCAGAATTTGAGGTCAGCACTTAG
- the LOC133830257 gene encoding dihydroflavonol 4-reductase-like — MGSEGETICVTGASGFIGSWLVMRLLKLGYTVRATVRDPTNLKKVKHLVELPKAETHLTLWKADLSEEGSFHEAIKGCNGVFHVATPMDFESKDPENEVIKPTISGMLDIMKACVEAKTVKKLVFTSSAGTVNVEPIQKPTYDESSWSDIDFCRKVKMTGWMYFVSKTLAEQAAWEYARKHNLNFITIIPTLVIGPFLMPSMPPSLITGLSLITGNESHYFIIKQGQFVHLDDLCNAHIFLYENPKAEGRYIASSHDATIYELAKLLKDKYPEYNIPTKIKDMEENIPNVHFSSKKLTDLGFEFKYSLEDMFTGAVDTCRAKGLLPLTHQTKPQNNTTDQDHPKNESYGN; from the exons ATGGGATCCGAAGGTGAAACCATTTGTGTGACCGGCGCATCAGGTTTTATTGGTTCATGGCTCGTCATGAGACTCCTCAAGCTCGGTTACACTGTCCGAGCCACCGTCCGTGACCCCA CCAACTTGAAGAAGGTGAAACATTTGGTGGAGTTGCCTAAGGCGGAGACTCACCTTACTCTGTGGAAGGCAGACCTATCCGAAGAGGGAAGCTTTCATGAAGCTATTAAGGGCTGCAATGGAGTGTTCCATGTGGCCACACCTATGGATTTTGAGTCCAAGGACCCTGAG AATGAAGTGATTAAGCCAACAATAAGTGGAATGTTAGACATAATGAAAGCATGCGTTGAAGCAAAGACAGTGAAGAAACTAGTGTTTACCTCATCAGCTGGAACTGTCAACGTTGAACCCATTCAAAAACCAACCTATGACGAATCCAGTTGGAGTGACATTGACTTTTGCCGCAAAGTCAAGATGACTGGAtgg ATGTATTTTGTCTCCAAGACCCTGGCTGAGCAGGCTGCATGGGAATACGCAAGAAAACACAACTTGAATTTCATTACTATCATCCCAACACTTGTGATTGGCCCATTTCTCATGCCCTCTATGCCTCCCAGCCTCATTACAGGGCTGTCACTAATCACAG GAAATGAATCTCATTACTTCATTATAAAGCAAGGACAATTCGTTCACTTGGATGACCTATGCAATGCTCATATATTCTTGTATGAGAACCCTAAAGCTGAGGGCCGTTATATTGCTTCTTCACATGATGCTACTATATATGAACTTGCTAAATTGTTAAAAGACAAGTACCCTGAATATAACATTCCCACCAA GATTAAAGACATGGAGGAGAACATACCAAATGTGCATTTCTCTTCGAAGAAGTTGACAGATTTGGGATTCGAATTCAAATACAGCTTAGAGGATATGTTCACAGGAGCTGTTGATACATGTCGTGCAAAGGGGTTGCTTCCTCTTACCCATCAAACCAAGCCCCAAAACAACACTACTGATCAAGATCACCCCAAAAACGAGTCCTATGGGAactga
- the LOC133828890 gene encoding uncharacterized protein LOC133828890: protein MSSTTSVNEDILTKVLGPEKNTYMRAFGRGVTRSKLQIVSERDDHLMKIEGQCKDLKDKMQHMEQLIVSLMKNQNTSTRSEEQSNVNVQSNSHVHSTQSVKNYTFGSKCKILDWIGSGEIIAEGYFISSDPKDEVHHVPLGPSAMKVGIDLVRKNDAFLWRPSTVMSTIEDAIGSIIAWPADKVIIS, encoded by the exons atgtcttcaactacaagtgttaatgaagacatcctcacaaaagtccttggtcctgaaaaaaatacatacatgagAGCTTTTGGAAGAGGAGTTACTCGGTCAAAGTTGCAAATTGTGTCAGAAAGAGATGACCATCTGATGAAGATAGAAGGTCAATGCAAAGATTTGAAAGacaaaatgcaacacatggagcaactcattgtttctttaatgaaaaatcaa aatacatctactcggagtgaggagcaatcaaatgtcaatgttcaatcaaattctcatgttcattccactcag agtgtcaagaacTACACATTTGGCtccaaatgcaaaatattagattggattggatctggagaaattattgcagaaggttattttatctcaagtgacccaaaggatgaggttcaccatgttcctcttgggcctagtgctatgaaagtggggatagatcttgtgagaaagaatgatgcatttctgtggaggccttcaacagttatgtctactatagaagatgctataggtagtataattgcatggccagctgataaagttataattag ctaa